The Phyllostomus discolor isolate MPI-MPIP mPhyDis1 chromosome 4, mPhyDis1.pri.v3, whole genome shotgun sequence genome window below encodes:
- the LOC114493964 gene encoding transcription factor BTF3-like, with protein sequence MFTNQGTVIHFNNPKVQASLAVNPFTITGHAETKPLTAMLPSILNQLHADSLTSLRRLTEALPKQSVEGKAPLATGEDDDDEVPDLVENFDKASKNEAN encoded by the coding sequence ATGTTCACAAACCAAGGAACTGTGATCCACTTTAACAACCCTAAAGTTCAGGCATCTCTGGCAGTGAACCCTTTCACCATTACAGGCCACGCTGAGACAAAGCCGCTGACAGCAATGCTACCCAGCATCTTAAATCAGCTTCATGCAGACAGTCTGACTAGTTTAAGGAGACTCACTGAGGCTCTGCCCAAACAATCTGTGGAAGGAAAAGCACCACTTGCTACGGgagaggatgatgatgatgaagttcCAGATCTTGTGGAGAATTTTGATAAGGCTTCCAAGAATGAAGCAAACTAA